One window of the Eucalyptus grandis isolate ANBG69807.140 chromosome 6, ASM1654582v1, whole genome shotgun sequence genome contains the following:
- the LOC104450454 gene encoding protein FD-like, whose translation MGSTPGCPDEEHSNSNSNKDKRSPRSSSLKSSSSSSSSSSSSTRSSSSSLLLSPSSPPSTDPPSSSLRSMDDLWQDINLSSLQTPPAATASSAVHGDVILQDFLGGGGGGGGGGGGGGGGGPFSEDPTPSSRKRACDPGPSPPSSGLTSGPGLRSREKGARVRRASQASGRHAAGEVSRACDVCTMKPPPNVHGTPPVAAAFPPPLKRKSSTVNSGDSSDPRFLRLMKNRESAERSRARKQAYVMELENEVGRLYEENDRLRREQKQFFVAAAAAQLPKKRSLRRTFTSPF comes from the exons ATGGGGTCGACTCCCGGTTGTCCTGATGAAGAAcacagcaacagcaacagcaacaaGGACAAGAGATCACCTCGCTCCTCCTCACTGAAAtcaagctcctcctcctcctcctcctcctcctcctccacacgctcatcttcttcttcgctaCTGCTCTCACCATCATCTCCACCTTCCACCGATCCTCCATCGTCTTCCTTAAGATCCATGGACGACCTCTGGCAGGACATCAACTTGTCCTCCCTCCAAACCccgcccgccgccaccgctTCCTCCGCCGTCCATGGCGACGTGATCCTCCAGGACTTcttgggtggtggtggtggcggtggcggtggcggtggtggtggtggtgggggtggaCCCTTCAGCGAGGACCCAACACCGAGTTCAAGAAAAAGGGCGTGTGACCCGGGCCCTTCACCGCCCAGCTCGGGATTGACCTCCGGGCCGGGTCTTCGGAGCCGGGAAAAAGGGGCTCGGGTCAGGCGGGCTTCTCAGGCCAGCGGTCGTCATGCCGCCGGGGAAGTATCTCGAGCGTGTGACGTCTGTACCATGAAGCCGCCGCCCAACGTGCATGGCACGCCCCCTGTGGCGGCAGCATTCCCTCCGCCGTTAAAGAGGAAGAGCTCGACGGTGAACAGCGGCGACTCAAGCGACCCGCGATTCCTGCGGTTGATGAAGAACCGCGAGTCGGCGGAACGCTCCAGAGCCAGAAAacag GCTTACGTGATGGAGTTGGAGAATGAAGTTGGGCGTTTGTATGAAGAGAATGACAGACTCAGAAGAGAACAAAAACAG TTCTTCGTAGCAGCAGCGGCTGCTCAGCTTCCAAAAAAGCGCTCTCTCCGAAGAACGTTCACATCCCCATTTTAA
- the LOC104452177 gene encoding la-related protein 1B: protein MTSHERHEIKRINQYLITQLISPRKNNDTAPSFNENLNILSLFLSLSLSLSFLSLRVYLTSTPATRSRRRPRRRHPRRRLPPGRRNREEPRRIGINCAINPLSSNPSPPILECLRHPILLPTTTPRGGGGGGGGGGSSGSPRFRQSSLLPSPWAQVVRGGEQPPPPPPARARARARARGRSRRSAAVPARAPAPAAAEQPQQQRQPPPSPPKPAPAAAPDDPAAEAEGCDANGGNAGPSRPPSKPAWKKPAAGDTVEAGPVMGDSVAWPALSESARGPVKSPPVESTPKAVPNGSDSGSQGPIIPNLPERQGSSSNGSPRTTPNRPQQVRRRTNRRGDGMGASNGGGNWRPQSGYAPPPPPPPSQPLPRPVPMFQMSPNPYVNFVRPAPPDFSNGEPPYRGNNWDGRPTGGLPSRPQIMNGHPESSQRAHSSHNNYGNRRDHDRGNYSDARGVHSQPHSGAPRGFGRLSPPPVNSMVYMGPQPMRPFGMPMGYAEMPSPYYSPALHVDPYTGWSYLVHTPTTPMFPPMAVPENTLPVSATESNVPAAGHENTLPTSLVDQIEYYFSDDNLVKDVFLRSNMDEEGWVSIEIIAKFRRVQEMTRDVKLILDSLKASRIVEVQDQKVRRRGSDWKKFFRIDEPNKQVAIETDSPSPSGYGHNKLATTLEKFTMEEAETDDNVAGEADLHSEDMSGRNSSEPTGALKIPNGEVTERLSSSKN from the exons ATGACTAGTCATGAAAG GCACGAAATAAAACGCATTAACCAATATTTAATTACGCAATTAATATCTCCCCGGAAAAATAACGACACTGCGCCATCATTTAATGAAAACCTAAACATACTctcactctttctctctctctctctctctctctcttttctctcgctGCGCGTGTACCTGACTTCAACCCCCGCAACAAGAAGCCGCCGCCGTCCTCGCCGCCGCCATCCTCGCCGTCGCCTCCCTCCCGGCCGCCGCAACCGCGAGGAGCCTCGTCGAATCGGAATAAACTGCGCGATCAATCCGCTCTCGTCGAATCCTTCCCCTCCCATTCTCGAATGCCTACGGCACCCGATTCTCCTCCCAACCACCACTccccgcggcggcggcggcggcggcggcggcggcggcagcagcggcAGCCCCCGCTTCCGCCAGAGctccctcctcccctccccgTGGGCGCAGGTTGTCCGCGGCGGCgagcagccgccgccgccgccccccgccCGCGCCCGCGCCCGCGCCCGCGCCCGCGGCCGCTCCCGCCGATCAGCCGCCGTCCCCGCCcgcgcccccgcccccgccgcgGCGGAGCAGCCCCAGCAGCAGCGGCAGCCGCCTCCTTCCCCGCCGAAGCCGGCTCCGGCGGCGGCTCCCGACGATCCCGCGGCCGAGGCGGAGGGCTGCGATGCGAACGGGGGCAATGCGGGTCCGTCGAGGCCGCCGAGCAAGCCGGCTTGGAAGAAGCCGGCGGCGGGCGACACCGTGGAGGCGGGTCCCGTGATGGGGGATTCCGTGGCTTGGCCTGCTCTGTCCGAGTCTGCTAGAGGTCCAGTCAAATCGCCGCCAGTCGAATCGACTCCCAAGGCCGTGCCTAATGGATCGGACTCCGGTTCTCAG GGGCCAATTATTCCTAATTTGCCTGAGAGACAAGGTAGCAGCAGCAATGGAAGCCCGAGAACAACGCCAAACCGCCCACAGCAGGTTCGTAGGAGGACGAATAGACGAGGCGATGGCATGGGAGCAAGCAACGGCGGTGGGAACTGGCGACCACAAAGTGGCTACGCTccaccgcctcctcctcctccttcacaaCCTTTACCACGGCCGGTCCCTATGTTTCAAATGTCTCCAAATCCTTACGTAAACTTTGTTCGTCCTGCACCGCCAGATTTTTCCAATGGAGAGCCTCCTTATCGGGGGAATAATTGGGACGGCAGACCAACTGGAGGTCTCCCATCTCGGCCACAGATCATGAATGGTCACCCTGAATCTTCTCAAAGGGCTCATTCTTCTCACAATAATTATGGGAATAGGCGTGATCATGACCGTGGAAATTACTCAGACGCAAGAGGCGTTCACTCTCAGCCACATAGTGGTGCTCCAAGGGGCTTCGGGAGGCTTTCACCTCCACCAGTGAACTCTATGGTATATATGGGGCCGCAGCCTATGAGACCCTTTGGAATGCCTATGGGTTATGCTG AGATGCCGTCTCCATATTATTCTCCTGCATTGCATGTGGATCCGTACACGGGATGGTCATATCTGGTTCATACGCCAACCACACCCATGTTTCCGCCCATGGCTGTACCAGAGAACACTCTGCCTGTGTCTGCCACCGAAAGCAATGTGCCTGCAGCTGGGCATGAGAACACTTTGCCCACATCTTTGGTTGATCAAATAGAGTACTATTTCAG TGACGATAACTTGGTTAAAGACGTTTTTCTGAGAAGTAATATGGACGAGGAAGGTTGGGTTTCTATTGAAATCATAGCAAAGTTCAGACGG GTTCAGGAAATGACCAGAGACGTGAAGTTGATACTGGATTCATTGAAAGCTTCAAGAATTGTTGAAGTACAG GATCAGAAAGTTAGGAGACGTGGTtctgattggaagaaattcttTCGAATTGACGAGCCAAATAAGCAGGTTGCCATTGAGACTGATTCACCTTCCCCTAGTGGATATGGTCACAACAAACTGGCAACTACTTTGGAGAAATTTACGATGGAGGAAGCAGAAACAGACGATAACGTTGCTGGTGAGGCAGATCTGCACTCTGAGGACATGTCTGGAAGAAATTCTTCTGAACCGACAGGCGCATTGAAAATCCCAAATGGGGAGGTTACTGAGCGTTTGTCTTCAAGCAAAAATTGA